Proteins encoded within one genomic window of Oscarella lobularis chromosome 6, ooOscLobu1.1, whole genome shotgun sequence:
- the LOC136188161 gene encoding LOW QUALITY PROTEIN: solute carrier family 12 member 9-like (The sequence of the model RefSeq protein was modified relative to this genomic sequence to represent the inferred CDS: inserted 1 base in 1 codon), with protein sequence MTNRVPDQMDNIIDIQEYDVPYYVRIAIDLKINVVRKTIIDDVIKERRVLLVMLSGNTSCWAAFGSSLDWIESYYCAPARLQKSEDSQQHCGSGISVRHVTGTNPFSSRFPAKWDELRKEASRVENDLYLKLVSFSKLGASYSQHESLSSVQDTDQAGRSERLHAESLSAISTNGAIXGGGAYLMISRALGPEFGGSVGIIFYVANVFASAINIIGLVESLVNNFDVLPESAGWRYFYGTLTIILCLIISLIGANIFAMASILIFVLVMVAVTSVIVSFAIKGPFYVNIESTINSTKSPGFFCPTSKNGTPPCEAWYSSWNDTTFHQNLKSDYVIDYTTDVMTSFQIVFSVIFNGCTGIMAGANMSGDLKNPGFSIPFGTLAACLFTFLVYALLMIFTGFTCTRALLQNSYDYMRFINVWSPFVIIGVLSSTLSAALSNLIGASRILQAVAKDNFFDIVFLGVVLRVFAKMMGSKRDNPVYALLFSWILVQLILIIGKLNAIAPFVAMFFLLSYSVVNIACLALTSASAPNFRPSFKYYSWHTALIGAISCLVIMFYISPTAAGVSIGVMTVLYIILAFFGPSTSWEVSQALIYHQVRKYLLRLDMKKEHVKLWRPQMMFLVANPSSSLQAMDFINDLKKGGLCILGHVDVDTSENSAKRHKEKQDVWVDFVKCTRLKAFVELVSSSLVRTGAQCLMMASGLGQ encoded by the exons ATTATCGATATTCAAGAGTACGACGTCCCGTATTACGTCCGCATTGCCATCGATTTGAAAATCAACGTGGTAAGGAAAACCATtatagatgacgtcataaaagaGAGACGAGTTCTGTTGGTAATGCTTTCCGGAAATACGAGCTGCTGGGCGGCGTTTGGAA GTTCCTTGGATTGGATCGAGAGCTACTACTGCGCTCCGGCTCGTCTGCAGAAGAGCGAAGACAGCCAGCAACATTGTGGATCCGGGATTTCCGTTCGGCACGTGACGGGCACGAaccctttttcttctcgttttccgGCCAAGTGGGACG AACTTCGCAAGGAGGCGAGTCGCGTGGAGAACGATCTCTACCTGAAACTCGTCTCGTTCAGCAAACTAGGCGCAAGCTATAGCCAACACGAGAGCCTATCGAGCGTCCAAGACACCga CCAAG CTGGGCGAAGTGAACGACTCCATGCAGAGTCACTTTCGGCTATATCGACCAACGGCGCTA aaggaggaggagcctATC ttATGATTAGTCGCGCTCTGGGGCCGGAGTTTGGCGGCTCCGTGGGAATTATTTTCTACGTGGCGAATGTCTTTGCGAGTGCAATCAACATTATTG GTCTAGTCGAATCCTTAGTGAATAACTTTG ACGTTCTTCCTGAAAGTGCTGGGTGGCGCTATTTTTATGGAACGCTAACGATTATCTTATGCCTAATTATTAGTCTAATTGGCGCAA ATATATTTGCCATGGCATCTATATTGATATTCGTTCTTGTCATGGTCGCCGTCACGTCAGTAATA GTGAGCTTTGCCATCAAAGGTCCTTTCTATGTTAATATCGAGTCTACAATTAATTCCACCAAGTCG CCTGGATTTTTCTGTCCCACCAGTAAGAACGGCACGCCGCCGTGCGAGGCTTGGTACTCGAGTTGGAATGATACAACGTTTCATCAGAATCTCAAG TCAGACTATGTCATTGATTATACCACAGATGTTATGACTAGTTTTCAAATCGTATTCTCCGTGATTTTCAATGGATGCACTGGAATCATGG ctgGAGCCAATATGTCTGGAGATTTGAAAAATCCAGGGTTCTCTATACCGTTTGGAACGCTTGCCGCTTGCCTGTTTACCTTTTTGGTATACGCTCTCCTAA TGATCTTTACTGGATTTACTTGCACTCGCGCTCTTCTTCAGAACAGCTACGACTACATGCGG TTTATTAACGTTTGGTCTCCTTTTGTCATAATCGGCGTTCTGAGCTCGACGCTGTCTGCCGCTCTAAGCAATCTTATTG GTGCGTCGCGAATTCTTCAGGCTGTGGCTAAAGATAACTTCTTTG aTATTGTCTTCCTAGGTGTTGTGCTAAGAGTCTTTGCTAAAATGATGGGATCCAAGCGTGACAATCCCGTCTACGCGTTGCTCTTCTCCTGGATTCTCGTGCAG cttattttaattattggGAAATTGAATGCCATAGCTCCCTTCGTGGCTAtgttcttcctcctctcctATAGCGTCGTGAATATCGCCTGTTTGGCCTTGACATCCGCTTCGGCGCCAAACTTCAG GCCATCATTTAAATACTATTCTTGGCACACTG CATTGATAGGGGCCATCTCTTGCCTCGTAATCATGTTCTATATTTCTCCAACAGCAGCTGGAGTATCAATCG GTGTTATGACCGTTCTTTATATTATTCTCGCGTTCTTTGGTCCGTCAACGTCGTGGGAAGTGTCTCAAGCGCTTATCTATCACCAG GTCCGTAAGTACTTGCTTCGTCTCGACATGAAGAAAGAACACGTCAAGCTTTGGCGACCCCAA aTGATGTTTCTTGTGGCGAATCCGAGCTCGTCGCTTCAGGCCATGGACTTCATCaatgatttgaaaaaa GGTGGTCTCTGTATTTTGGGTCACGTTGACGTAGATACGTCTGAAAAT TCTGCGAAGAGGCATAAGGAGAAGCAGGACGTTTGGGTCGACTTTGTCAAGTGCACTCGTTTGAAGGCGTTTGTTGAATTGGTGAGCTCGTCTTTGGTTCGAACGGGCGCCCAATGCCTTATGATG GCATCAGGTCTAGGCCAATAA
- the LOC136188162 gene encoding TNF receptor-associated factor 5-like: protein MGIPLDHFFTKVDPNASFPFQSPPTTRSSREVLRNPVSCRDGHAFCEACVVEWLARHANCPMDRRPLAKRELIRNLPVGGLIDVRCVNADVGAKAKARNASSPSPKRFGAACTCTCTWRGKARNLDDHVRECPYANVSCPHPLCGDVMLRKFVDAHARTCPKRSVSCHACALEMAACDLDEHIEHDCPLAMVPCINGCLTDGTVTMVSRVHMQDHVCHEAARCAPRGASSIITWRHP, encoded by the exons ATGGGCATCCCTCTCGATCACTTCTTCACTAAAGTCGATCCAAACGCGTCGTTTCCCTTTCAAAGTCCGCCAACCACTCGCTCTAGTCGCGAAGTTCTACGCAACCCCGTCTCGTGTCGCGACGGGCACGCGTTCTGCGAAGCGTGCGTCGTCGAGTGGCTCGCGCGACACGCCAATTGCCCGATGGATCGTCGCCCGCTCGCGAAACGCGAACTCATACGAAATCTCCCCGTTGGCGGCCTCATCGACGTGCGCTGCGTGAACGCGGATGTCGGCGCGAAGGCGAAAGCGCGCaatgcgtcgtcgccgtcgccgaaacgattcggagcggcgtgcacgtgcacgtgcacgtggcGTGGGAAGGCACGCAATCTCGACGATCACGTGCGAGAGTGCCCTTACGCGAACGTTTCCTGTCCGCATCCTCTGtgcggtgacgtcatgttgagaaaattcgtcgatgcGCACGCTAGAACGTGTCCTAAGCGATCGGTTTCGTGTCACGCTTGCGCACTCGAAATGGCGGCTTGCGATCTCGACGAACACATCGAGCACGATTGTCCACTCGCTATGGTTCCCTGCATAAACGGGTGTCTCACGGACGGCACGGTCACCATGGTTTCAAG GGTTCATATGCAGGATCACGTGTGTCACGA GGCTGCACGGTGCGCGCCGCGCGGAGCGAGCTCGATCATCACGTGGAGACATCCGTGA
- the LOC136188159 gene encoding collagen alpha-1(XXIII) chain-like, which produces MTGPPGSQGKEGPAGVVGPPGPSCVGSPGPQGPRGSTGVQGYRGPQGTKGIKGDTGFKRERGLIGPRGTEGDDGNPGPPGHPGDRGLN; this is translated from the exons ATGACAGGTCCGCCGGGGAGTCAGGGTAAAGAGGGACCTGCTGGCGTTGTTGGTCCGCCTGGACCAAGCTGCGTTGGCTCGCCAGGGCCTCAAGGGCCAAGAGGCAGCACAGGAGTTCAG GGATACAGAGGGCCACAAGGCACAAAGGGCATAAAAGGAGATACGGGATTCAAG AGAGAACGAGGTCTGATAGGGCCGAGGGGAActgaaggagacgacggcaaTCCG GGTCCACCGGGACATCCTGGAGATAGAGGACTTAATTAA
- the LOC136187903 gene encoding peroxidasin-like — MMRCIYAQFVCLLGSVVSSSTGSDPYTIGVRLSSKDVKLSGSATFDCILTGAPKPVVSKWTIGPTTPVPSGFRYVYNTAKTRLNILSVTMEDQGDYYCHATTADGTNISAHAYLPVIDRFTILPQSDTVREGEDAILRCPVDKPTGVTIYWYFNSLPIVSSNSNYSIGGTYREELRVPKANRARNGKYECYAQNSQWSFKAHTNLKVIVEYPTSVVSHVAAETVIVGGDGSRELIVIIAGSVGGLVLLCAIFIVILVLKRWKA; from the exons ATGATGCGGTGCATCTACGCGCAATTTGTCTGTCTCCTCGGCTCAGTCGTCTCAAGCTCAACGGGCTCAG ACCCTTATACTATTGGCGTTCGCTTGAGTTCGAAGGACGTCAAACTGTCGGGTTCGGCGACGTTTGATTGCATTCTCACCGGGGCGCCAAAGCCAGTCGTTTCCAAGTGGACGATCGGTCCCACGACCCCCGTTCCCAGCGGCTTTCGCTACGTCTACAACACAGCCAAGACGCGTTTGAATATCCTCTCGGTTACAATGGAAGATCAAGGCGACTATTATTGCCACGCGACGACCGCCGATGGAACGAACATCAGCGCTCACGCGTATTTACCCGTCATAG atcGATTCACAATTTTGCCTCAAAGCGACACGGTTCGCGAGGGGGAAGACGCAATATTGCGCTGTCCTGTCGACAAGCCAACTGGCGTAACGATTTATTGGTATTTCAACTCGCTTCCCATAGTAtcgtcgaattcaaattATTCTATCGGGGGAACGTATCGGGAGGAGTTGCGCGTGCCCAAAGCGAATCGAGCGCGCAATGGAAAGTATGAGTGTTACGCGCAGAATTCACAGTGGAGCTTTAAAGCGCATACGAATCTTAAAGTCATAGTCGAAT atcCTACTTCTGTGGTTTCTCATGTTGCAGCTGAGACCGTCATTGTTGGAGGTGATGGAAGCCGAGAACTAATTGTCATTATTGCTGGGTCTGTGGGTGGATTAGTTTTACTGTGCGCTATTTTTATAGTGATACTAGTTTTGAAAAGGTGGAAAGCGTAG